Proteins encoded by one window of Misgurnus anguillicaudatus chromosome 4, ASM2758022v2, whole genome shotgun sequence:
- the LOC129421313 gene encoding interferon-induced protein with tetratricopeptide repeats 5-like codes for MRRAYKAVPRPSSSSFMIQIFKMSMDREIVLRTKLHQLECHFTWALTKADIDLPKVLNSLEEQLKLDLGKNKALARAYSALAYVKFLEGFQEEALNNLMTSVKLYIEYHEEEIHKTLIVTYGNLAWLNYHMKNYTECESYLQKLQMINERYATEAASVSVVLGEKGWTFLRLSYKYYERAKECFKKGLELEPEDSECNAGYAIALFRTEIEDFTIKNSPTIKQLRRAIDTNPDDDVLNVLLAMRLVIYKKYDEAGILVEKALERSPDHPHVMRYVGKFFRIKGCFDRSIALLSKALEQSPNSSVIHHQLAFCYKIKKIQLLQEGNHHTETSQVQQIRDQIIYHLEKATTHAPYFITAMSDLALHYGERREISRAEELFQKAFQTAKEKNYDLYLVSFYYAEFQLHCKRCEALAIEHYMQCLKLCPDSPEGKRSYYRLKKIAEKRIRKNTQDGEAYAILGLLHKEKGKNRQAIECYEKALSYVDNDEYLRNLCDIKMSIQ; via the exons ATGAG GAGAGCATATAAAGCAGTACCCAGaccatcttcatcatcatttatGATTCAGATATTCAAGATGAG TATGGATCGTGAAATAGTTTTGAGAACAAAACTTCACCAGCTGGAATGTCACTTCACTTGGGCTCTGACAAAAGCTGACATAGATCTACCTAAAGTTCTCAACAGCCTGGAAGAACAGCTTAAGTTGGATCTTGGAAAAAACAAAGCACTTGCACGTGCTTACAGTGCTTTAGCATATGTTAAATTTCTTGAAGGGTTTCAGGAAGAAGCACTTAACAATCTGATGACATCCGTCAAGCTCTACATAGAATACCATGAGGAGGAAATCCACAAAACTCTCATTGTCACCTATGGGAACCTTGCCTGGTTAAACTACCACATGAAGAACTATACAGAGTGTGAAAGTTACCTGCAGAAACTACAGATGATAAATGAAAGATATGCAACTGAGGCTGCATCTGTTTCAGTGGTGCTTGGTGAGAAGGGATGGACCTTTCTTAGGTTATCTTACAAATATTACGAGCGAGCCAAAGAATGTTTCAAGAAGGGTTTGGAGCTGGAACCAGAAGATAGTGAGTGCAACGCTGGCTATGCCATTGCTCTGTTTCGGACAGAGATTGAGGACTTCACTATTAAGAATTCACCCACAATCAAGCAATTGAGACGGGCCATCGATACAAATCCTGATGATGATGTTCTCAATGTCCTTTTAGCAATGCGACTGGTTATATACAAGAAATATGATGAAGCTGGAATCTTAGTAGAGAAAGCTTTAGAAAGATCTCCAGATCATCCACACGTCATGCGATATGTTGGGAAATTCTTTAGGATAAAAGGATGTTTTGACAGGTCTATTGCTCTGTTGAGCAAAGCCCTTGAGCAGTCACCTAATTCAAGTGTCATACATCATCAGTTAGCTTTCTGCTATAAGATAAAGAAAATCCAACTGCTGCAAGAGGGAAATCACCACACTGAAACATCACAGGTTCAACAGATTCGTGATCAGATCATCTACCATTTAGAAAAGGCTACCACCCATGCACCCTACTTCATTACTGCAATGAGTGATCTTGCACTGCATTATGGTGAACGGCGTGAAATTTCACGTGCTGAAGAGTTGTTTCAGAAGGCGTTCCAAACAGCCAAAGAGAAAAATTATGATCTATACCTGGTCAGTTTTTACTACGCTGAATTCCAGTTGCACTGCAAAAGATGTGAAGCTTTAGCTATCGAGCACTATATGCAATGCCTGAAGTTGTGCCCAGATTCACCTGAAGGGAAGAGAAGTTATTACAGATTGAAAAAGATTGCAGAGAAACGTATTCGTAAAAACACCCAGGATGGTGAAGCTTATGCTATACTAGGATTGCTTCACAAAGAAAAAGGAAAGAATCGTCAAGCCATTGAGTGCTATGAGAAAGCTCTGAGTTATGTAGATAATGATGAGTACCTCAGAAATCTTTGTGACATCAAGATGTCCATACAGTAA
- the LOC129421314 gene encoding interferon-induced protein with tetratricopeptide repeats 5-like, protein MSYFKDKPAFVELAELECHFTWDLKKEDTNITDLLTRLEQHRDLNLGDKAGDAHTHNSLAYVKYLLGSNEEALTNLKKSVELTKDFYGDNCDEKLIVTYGNFAWLHFHMTQYDECQSYLEKLKEIKEKNPAVSTSAPHPQVLGEKAWALFKFSRKYYSRAQECFKKALELEPEDGHWNAGYAIVLYRTETKCPEDSSALKQLRRAIETNPDNDELKLLLALKLAEFKLFDEAEDLVERALEMSPDSPHVIRYVGKYLRNYGPIDRSISLLKRALDVSPNSAFIHHQLALCYKKIKEQSREQPECQRFRNLTISHFEKAITLKSGFIYAMTQLAILYGEDGQIDRAEEVFQTAFFAAKQKIEGLQQLYLYYGEFQQYRKRNQYLAIKYYKDCLQMAPDTRDGKKSAKNLRKIADKRLSYNTNDTRALGILEFIEQVTGEKQFTAEGCEHLLETTS, encoded by the exons ATGAG ttaTTTCAAGGACAAACCTGCCTTTGTGGAACTGGCCGAGCTGGAATGTCACTTTACTTGGGATTTGAAAAAAGAAGACACAAACATAACAGATCTTTTAACAAGACTGGAGCAGCATCGTGACTTAAATCTTGGTGATAAGGCAGgggacgcacacacacacaactcttTGGCATACGTTAAGTATCTTTTGGGTTCTAATGAAGAAGCTCTAACAAACTTGAAGAAATCTGTGGAGCTCACTAAAGATTTTTATGGGGATAACTGTGATGAAAAGCTCATTGTTACTTATGGAAATTTTGCCTGGTTACACTTTCACATGACACAGTATGATGAATGCCAAAGTTACCTGGAAAAACTGAAGGAGATCAAAGAAAAAAACCCAGCCGTCTCTACATCTGCTCCTCATCCTCAAGTGCTTGGTGAGAAGGCCTGGGCCTTGTTTAAATTTTCACGCAAATACTACAGCAGAGCTCAGGAGTGTTTTAAAAAGGCATTGGAGTTGGAGCCAGAAGACGGTCACTGGAACGCTGGTTATGCCATTGTACTATACAGAACAGAAACTAAATGTCCGGAGGATTCATCTGCCTTAAAACAACTCAGACGGGCGATAGAAACAAACCCTGATAATGATGAACTGAAGCTTCTTTTAGCTCTGAAACTCGCTGAATTTAAGCTGTTTGATGAGGCTGAGGATCTGGTGGAAAGGGCTCTTGAGATGTCTCCAGATAGTCCACATGTGATTCGATATGTGGGGAAATACCTGAGAAACTATGGACCTATAGACAGGTCTATTAGCCTGTTAAAAAGAGCATTGGATGTTTCTCCAAATTCAGCATTCATACACCATCAGTTGGCTCTTTGCTATAAAAAGATAAAAGAACAATCCAGGGAGCAGCCTGAGTGTCAAAGATTTCGTAATTTAACCATCTCACATTTTGAAAAGGCTATCACTCTAAAGAGTGGGTTTATCTATGCAATGACACAACTGGCAATTCTCTACGGTGAGGACGGACAAATCGATCGGGCTGAAGAAGTTTTTCAAACAGCCTTCTTCGCAGCTAAGCAGAAAATTGAGGGACTACAACAGCTTTACTTGTATTATGGAGAGTTCCAGCAGTACAGAAAAAGAAATCAATATCTGGCCATCAAATACTACAAGGACTGTTTACAAATGGCACCTGATACACGAGATGGAAAGAAAAGTGCTAAAAATCTAAGGAAGATTGCTGACAAGCGTTTATCTTATAACACAAATGACACAAGGGCTTTAGGGATACTAGAATTTATTGAGCAGGTTACAGGTGAGAAACAATTCACTGCAGAGGGCTGTGAGCATCTTCTGGAAACTACAAGCTAA